The Penaeus monodon isolate SGIC_2016 chromosome 17, NSTDA_Pmon_1, whole genome shotgun sequence genome contains the following window.
TGGTCATGTAGGATTATGGTCAAGTATTGTGGCGAAAtaggtaaaaatgagttaacggaGTAGGACAGTAATTATTTGTGTAGTAGTCAATTGTTTATAACATTTAGGGAACTTGGAATAAGCAATCGTGAAGTTACATTATTCAGTATTACTCGTGTAACAAGTCTATAATGTTACGCGAGAGGGTGCTTTTCAGTATCGGCAGATTTAATCCATCGATTGTCATTGATTTCAGTGCCTACTTTTCTGTTCCAGTACAATCAGTGCCTAGTGTGAAGTTCCACTTCCTAGTACCATTTTCCTTAAATTCCTTCAATgttcgaaaaaaaaatggtttccagAATctgcaaatgcatttttttttagttactgaAAATCTGCAGTGTCAACTCCTAAGGTGATTAGCAGTGAATTCAGAATAAAGCGATAGGGTAGagtatgaaggaaaaggaaagaagagaccaTGCAAACATTTGTTGAGGTGGGGGCTGCTGACGTCCAAGGTATGGGCGATTCCCTACACTTGGCaccagtctccatctcctaagccaCCTCCCCCCCACGATAACGAGCATGGGATTCAGGCAACTGCAGGTGGTATACTATACAGACCATTTGCTATACTGCTGCAGCTGTCGTAAGTACTTATCGAGGTTGCTCAAGAGCAACTTTAGTACTATTAATTTTTGACTTGAACTTGTACTGCCCTCTGATCTAAGAGATCACCTAGCAAGAAATATTCACAAATTGTCCATTTTCAAATTTAGGTCTCTTGACTGCTGCATTTTTCatcttaaatttaaaatgaaaacccATAAGCTGGGTTATCTGGTAAACTTAATGTTAACATACAAATATAGGTTTCCAAGCTTACATTGTATaaaggacaataataaaaacaaatcttcGTCTTAGTTTATTTAGGATTTTTAAGCATTCTGCCTTGGGTCCTTCTTTGTACCACGGATGAGACCAGTCCTTCTGGCGGCGATCAGACCAACCTTGCGACCAGCACTCTTGTTTCTGGATACAGTGGAAGCCTTACCAATATGCTGATGGTTACCACCACCATGAGGATGCTCTACAGGGTTCATGGCCACACCACGCACCTTAGGCCAGCAGTTCCTCTTCACCCTGTACTTGTGGTAGGCACGACCAGCCTTCAGGATAGGCTTGTCAATACGTCCACCACCAGCAACAATACCTACAACAGCAATAAAATGCATAAGAACACTTTACTCCTACAAATATTACAAGGAAAAtgctataaatatatttgttgcacaaaaaaaattaaaatcaaacctATGCAAATAGTTCATGTTAATGCATCTAGTGAATATTCAAAAGTTTAATTTACCGATACTGTAATTTTGCAGTTCAACAAACTTTATTTAATTTACCACTTGTGTAAGCAAACGGTtactaaaattctttaaaaacttACCAATCATGGCACGGTTAGCAGAGGGCAAAACCTTCTTGGCCCCTGAAGGAAGCTTTACACGGGTCTTCTTGGTTTCAGGGTTGTGGGCAATGACTTGAGCATAATTGCCAGACCCACGGGCAATACGGCCACGGTCACCAGTCTTCTCCTCAAGGTTGCAAATGATGGTACCTTCAGGCAGACTTCCAATAGGGATGACATTGCCTACATCAAGGTTAgctgcaagaaaaaaataaacagtttttGCAAAAGTAACTTGTTCTAATACTTGATGAACAGCTATCAAGAATTACAACTGACAAAATCATTTATATCAGGGTTGTATTTAAAATCCAGAACTACGTAAAAATTTTGTACAAAGTACAAATATATTTCAGGCATGACTAGATAACATTTTTCTGCTAGCTGGTTGTCATTGGGCAACTGTaatcttaaaaatattttattgcatTTCATGCAAGGGAAGTCATTCTGCATTAAATAAAATTGAGTGCAAATTGCACTAGTAAAAGTGCAAAGTTAAAAATACATCAACCCATTGGATCCAGCTAAAACATGGTCATtggaatatggagagagagagagagagagagagagagagagagagagagagagagagagagagagagagagagagagagagagagagagagagagagagagagagagaaaatgctgtAAAATCATACTGCAAAGGGGTTGCAAGTCTTGACTCCATGCAGGAGTTCTATGGGCCAGGCCTACAAGCAAGCCTCACAACTGTGTCCCCTATTGAAATAAGCCTAAAGGCCTGTCCACACAGGCGGGCAACTATAAAGGTAATGTCACAGGTGAGAAAATGAGGAAACTACTAGTTTCTAAGTTTTTCCACCCATGACTTCATCTTCATTTGTGCCTGCCCATGTGGAAAGGCCTAAATAATCAGATTCTATGTCACATGCAGGTAGTGAGGGGTAATTCttcatagtaaaaacaataagcaaactacaatttttcttttacctttgatTAATCTAAATATTCTATAGTAGACATGCAGTCTAGATTTGCAGTTTTCCCTTACTATATCTAAATTCATGCTGTACTCAAGCCAGTACCTATTCAATACCTTGTAAACTGCAACTGTTGAGGGTTTCAGGTTAATGACAAGCTCAATACCAAGTTACCACACTTTCACTTTAAACAACAAGTCTCACTCACCCTTCTTGCCGCAATAGACAAACTGTCCAGAGTACATGCCCTCAGCAGCAAGGAAGATCTCCTTGCGGATCTTGTAGCGATAAGGGTCACGGAAGTGCACAATAGCTAGAGGAGCACCACGGCCAGGGTCATGGATGATTTGCtgcaataatgttataaatttagTATGGGATTCAAGCCAACTTTTCATCTTTAATCATTCTGACaggtatattaaaaaagaaagcatTTCTTGATAATCACATGTCTCAACATCAACTTCTCATAATGGTCAAGGGAACCACATCAGAATGGGTGATGTGAAATTGATCTGCCTCATCTTATCACCAAAATCTCTAAAGAAAAACTTGGTGCGAATGATAAGGGTATATAAGGGAAAATTGAGATTTAGCCTCAAAGCTGTGATTCTTATTACGTAAAATCctcaatataaaaaagtaattcaTTGAATATTACTATTAGGAATTTACTTTGCAACATCAAATGATGATATACATTTTCAACACAATGCCCACTAAAGTAAATGCCCATGTGAGGACAATCAATTTTAACTCTTCCCAAACATATGGACTCAGTTATACTGAAAGTAGATACCTGACACCAGACAGATACAGATAAGAGTCAAAACTTGACAGTTCACACATGCTAATTGGGAAATCCAAAACTGGAGGGGACTGCacactattttcatattttcacattAAAACATAATCAAGTAAATTTGGATGAACTAGAAATTATAAACAGCAATCAGTAACAATCCAGATTTACACAATGTATATGTACCTTAATGATACCACGGAGGTATCCATGACGTTCTGCAAAATCAATAGCACGAAGGGCAGGCTTTCCCTTACGGGTGTGGGTGTGGGACTTGAAGACtgatcctcttcccttcctctgggCACGAATTACGCGACCCATCTTGCTGCAAAACAAAGACTTAAGATTAAAGGCTGGGCCAAAGATTGACGATTATTACATTtgaaggcagaggggggggggggtagagaagtaTACATTAAGAACTATCAACAAGCAATATAGTTAATTCCCCTAAAGCACTAGTTAGGGAAAATTTACTATTTAAAATTTGCACACAAATCAAGCCAGTTTCTATAATTACACTAAAGTATATCAGTAAATATATTCACCTTTATCATTGTTTCAATATCATTCTTCTCATTATGGTCATGAGAACCATTTAAGAATGGGTGACATGAAATTCATCTCCCTCATGCTATCACCAATATCTCTAAGGAAAAACTTGGTGCGAATGATGAGGATATGGGGTTTATTCTATGAATTTAATTCTAGGGTTTAACACTTCAAACTAAACATGTGGATGTTATAGGTTTCTCTTAATCCATTATGGATGGGTCATGTGTTGAACCATCATAAACTGTGTGGTCTGCAGGGTACAGCTACAGGTTAAAAGTTATAGCTAAAAAATGCTCAACAATGCAATCTgcatttttatatgcatgtaaactTGGCCACAGATGAAACCATGGATACTAAAACTTCAGATGCATCTACATTGGGAGCAAGTGGGCTGAAAGAGGAAATTCTCAAACCCTAATCAATATTTGTTCATACTGGAAATGAAGGAGTGCTGGCTATTATGGGCAAGTTTGATGGTCATCTCATTTGACATAAGATGTGCAAGATGTAACTGACAAGAATGAACAACTATACTCTATTCAAGGACACAAAACACTCCTATATCCTTGTGCTCCTTGAATGCCGTATGGCCCTTAGCTAACTGAGCTTGCACCTTCCAAATTGTCTGAAGTATAGAACTTCTGAAACTAGAACTAATTCTTTACAGTACCGTCGCTCTCTCTACAGACCAAGTCCCCAATTCCACGGCACAATTTTTTCAACCACTTACATTGCTATGACTAATGGttcatggaaaataaataaaacaaatgtgctagacatcaaggtcatatagcgctatatagtataatagcaaaaatggTTAGGAATTAGATGATTAGGATAAAGTTAGAGGTTTAAACAGTACTACAGGGTAGTGTGGTAGTGAAAGTAAAGAGGGTGAGAATTGATGGGGTATACAAGTTAAGAGGGTTAGGACAATTAGATTAAATGGAGGACATTTATGcatatgatgaaaaaagaaattgtCCAAGGAAAAGTTTGGGGATTCTGAGAGGATGTCCAATAAGTTAGAAGTTTGGTTAAGTGACAAGTGAGGAAAGGCAAGAGGTACAGGTTGCTGTAAAGCAGGGACAGGATAATGGGATATGGATAAAAGAGGAACATTAACCCGTTATTCCCAGTTGTCAAAATCTCTGAGAGCAATTaaactctggtgatatctggcaacAGCCaaacagtgggcgcgggagtccgctgcgtgaagccgaacgtcccgctccacgTGCTCTGGCGCGTCGCCGCACGTACGAGCTTACCCCGCCGAAAGAGCGGTTTGCTATGACGTGTCAAAACGTGACCCGGCGGGAACGGGTTAAACGGGGAGCATAGAGGTGGATTACATTGTGACACGAGATAAATGTGTGGGGAGAGCATGGCAAATCGTAAATAGGTAAGAACAGTTCCCCAAGCGTCTGTTCTTATGGAATGATATTGCTGTGACTAAGTGACTGTCTCAGGGGAAGGCTTATGGGGGCTCTGCCCCCGTAACACCCAACAAACAATGTCTTCACCTCTGTTTGAATGGCAAGAGGGCTGAAACTTGGGAGCACCGATTGTACCAAGACCGAGTGGTGTCTTCCACAATGCTTTACTGTAATTAAACAGACACGCCAGTCAACATTAAATAAATAGGTACAACTGTTATAGCCTCATTTACCATGAAATGATGAAATAGCCACCGCATATCACTACTAAGAGATCAAGTCCACAACAGCCTCACAGCCAGAGTTCTTGATGTTCATTTTCTATGTTGATATGAATAGTGaatagtggggagggggaggtaaagggggatttgcccccccccctctctaaggAATAAACAGAAGATAGGAGAAGTTAAGTTTGGATTTTATGTTCGCATGATACACTGTTTTTGGGACCATCTCTAGGGTGCATCACTCTCGGTAACATACCCCACTTATGTGTGTACAGATTTGATTAAATAAGATACTTAGTAACTTTACATGCCTATACTGTAATTCAACGGTTAACTTTGAGTGTCAATTACAAAACATGATTAGCATGTATAATGGCAACTATGAGCAGGATGTAAATGAATAATCAGTGGATATTTAATTAAGTAGTGCTTGTATTGTAGATAATGAAAGCCTATGAGGATTTCAAACAAGTCCTTTTCCTCCTAATCACGACAAATCTTACAAAGCAAGAAAAGGAGATCATCTTAAGTGGTGCCTTTGCTCCCAACTTCCTTCAAACTTGTTTCTCCAAATTCAGTGTGGTCCTTAAACAATTACCCATGTAGTCCTATAATACAATTAAATCATACGAAGGGACTACACTACCTAGGAAGAAACGGCACTAACTTGGTTCAGAGACAGAGTGGATTGGACAAGTACAATCACAAACAGGACGAGAAAAGTCCCTTACAAGGGGTCGGTTACACAAATAATGAACATTACAACCTCAGCACATCGTTGTATCCTCAAACTCCCTACACTTTATACTAAGCATTTTGATTTCTACTGTATCTTTCTCCTTAGCTTTAATATCATCTATGAAGAATTAACTAGTAACATTGCTAATGACAAGAATATTTCGAAAGGACTGGTAATATCAACATATGCAACATCCATCAATTCAATCACGTTCTACCGCGAACAAGAGTTCACCACCACCTTTCGTAAATTATGCTTCAGTCTTTCACTGGTTTAGCACAAACCTTAAGTCCTAAGTTAACTGGAATAATCACAAACAGATTCACCAGCGAAAAACAAGAGGTCACGTGCTATAAAACACTCGGAACCTCATGCCGGATTTGTTTACTTCCCGCGGTAACCATAACACAGTCGACACTTTCACAATTTATGATAATCTTCATCATAAAACACCTTTAGCAAATTTTCTTTCCCCTATGGAACGGTTGTGGGATAACTGGCGTCTTCGGAGGACCGCGAGATAAACTCCTTCGACGAGGGATAATACCGatacagagagataaaaataggGATTCTCTTGAGGTTTACACACCTTGGCTCGAGTAGTGACGGAAAGGAGAGGCGCTGCTGCTGCCCTCTACACCATAACACGCTGACAAGTGACGACCGACATGCGCAACGGTGATATATCGGGGAAATGGcaagatcattattttttcataattttgctGGATAAAACTACCTTTATTGAATACTAGTTGATAAAAGATTCGTATTGGAAGGAAGATAAAAATCGCCACGTAGCGACGAATCGCGCACAATTGCGCGATATCCCAATCTCTCGTCAAAGTTAAAAGCTATATCTTGAAAAATAATCTCCGAATTTTATATCGGTTTGTGAAACAAACTGTATAATCAAAGGAGTATATGAGATATAAAAAAcgcgaaaaggaggaagagagagaacgagagaagagaagagagaagagggagaagtgtaGTTCCCCCGGCGACCGACAGATGGCGCTGGCGGTCCGGTGACGTCACGGCCGAGGAAATTGGCTTTGTCCTCCTCAGCGAAGAAGAAGACGGTGACCTGCGCCGAGTGCCCGCCCTTAGAACCTTAAAAACTCaagttcatttttatttgtactatGAGTAATGTACCCACCCACAATGGAGTAGGTCTAGAGCAGCAGGTGAGCATGATTCGAGGCGAGTGGGGCTAAAAGTGTTCGAAATAGAGCGAGATGAAGAAGGGTTGGTTGACGGAAGCGGCGGCCGAGGATGGCAGCTGACAATCCAATCAATTCTTTCGAGTCGTGGAAGCTCAGGTGCGGAGTATATTTAATTCGTCTCCTCTCGCTTGCGATTGAGGAGGCCGAAGGGAGAAAAGGACGAATTATGGAAATTAAATCCCGAAAGTTACGCAAATTCGGAtaatagaagaggaaaagaaacgttGAATGTGGCCTTCCTCGCAGCCTCCGCCACCAGGTTGATTTTCTTCGCCAATAAATGTATCTAATTCTAAGATAACACTCGTAGAAAATTCTTGGAATATTTTGAGAAGAGAAGTAtatgaccctcccccctccctcagcaCGCTCGGtgcaataaggaaataataacgaGAGAATAGGAGCGTGTAGGCCTATCTCCCTGTTCCTCCCGCAGAGAGCCGCAAAAATACTTTCTGAATCCAATAATATTTTTCATCGTCGATACCCCAAGCTCGAGTGATTCGACCATTTGGTATGGTTCTTCATTGCAAAGTATTTGTAAAGAGTTACTTTGCCAAAAGAGGAACGAGTGAGTTTGAAAGTTTAAGATGATAGTTTAGTGAATGGCTTATCTCCCCCAACCTCCGTCCCTTACGCTATTTACAACTATATATGACGACATTTTTCATAGTTCTTTTTAGTATGTCCGTCGTAATTCATTAGTTCTCTACTCTGTACAGTGCCACTGCAATTACTCAAAGATAGTAGACTAATGCAAATGGAAATACAGTATTTGGACCTCAGTATCTGCCTTACAATGAGTAAACTGATGTTTACAgtctttatattgtatgtatagctTTCACTAGTGTTAAAGAAGAactaaagaaattaaaagaggaaGTAGTGTGTTTGTATCAAATAATTTTCTCTTCAGTTTCCAGAGATTTTTCAGGGTTTGGTGATCTGCTTAACCTTTC
Protein-coding sequences here:
- the LOC119583482 gene encoding 60S ribosomal protein L8-like encodes the protein MGRVIRAQRKGRGSVFKSHTHTRKGKPALRAIDFAERHGYLRGIIKQIIHDPGRGAPLAIVHFRDPYRYKIRKEIFLAAEGMYSGQFVYCGKKANLDVGNVIPIGSLPEGTIICNLEEKTGDRGRIARGSGNYAQVIAHNPETKKTRVKLPSGAKKVLPSANRAMIGIVAGGGRIDKPILKAGRAYHKYRVKRNCWPKVRGVAMNPVEHPHGGGNHQHIGKASTVSRNKSAGRKVGLIAARRTGLIRGTKKDPRQNA